Sequence from the Clostridium saccharobutylicum DSM 13864 genome:
GTTTTAATTCAAAAGAGGCAAATGAAGCAATTAAAAGGCATGATAGAAGGCTTGGAGATATAATAAAAACTTTAAAAGCAAATGATATGTATGAGGATAGTACAATTATAGTGTTAGGGGATCATAGCAGTCTTGATGAGGAAAAAATCATAAATTTAAATATATTACTTAAAGAAAATGGTTATATACAGGTTGATAATAATGGGAAAATAATAGATTATAAAGTAATTGCTAAGCATTGTGATGGTTCAGCTTATTTGTATGTGAATGATAAGCAAAATCAAAAACTTATTGATGAAGTTCGCGATTTAATAGAGGATTTTAACAATAAATATAAGTGTATAGAAGCAATTTATACAAGTGAGGAAGCAAAGAACTTAGGAGCAGATATGAATTGTGCATTAATGTTTGAAGCAAACAAAGGATATTATTTTTTAGATAATATAGAAGGTGAGATTATAAAGAAAATTCAACCACATGAAGTTTGGGAGTTACATGGTGTTACACGCTCAACTCACGGATATTCTCCATTTAAGAAGGACTACACAACTGTTTTTATTGCATCAGGATGTGGAATAAAAAAAGGTGTTGTAATTGATAAAATGAATCTTATAGATGAAGCACCAACTATGGCAAAGATATTAGGATTAGAACTTAAAAATGTGGATGGAAGAATTGTTGAAGAATTTTTGGAATAAGTCATAAGAAACTTATAACTTAAACTTATGTGGTGAATAACCAAAAGAAAGGGTGCTCTGTTGTTTCAGTTACTAGAAATTAAAAAAATATTGTTATTTAATAGGAGTTTGTGTATGATAAACTCCTATTTTCATGCTAAAATATAGATATAATCAGTTTTATTGGAATAAATGTTAATTATATAAGTTGAGAAAATTACAATATAACAATTATTTTAACATATGAAATTTAGATTTTAGGAAGAATATACAAATTGATAAATATTATTTTAATTAAGTAAATATAAAAGTAGAGGTAATTATGAGAAAAGAGGTACAAAAAGCTTTAGAAGATTATATATCATATTTTGGTATACAAAAAGCTAAAGAGCAACTTAAAAGTTATAAGAAACATTCAGAAAAGTATAATAAAAAAGGATATGTATTTTTTGATGAAAATCATTTTGATAAAATTGTAGAATCAAATACGCAGATAGGCGTTTATCAAGTGGATTATTATTATGATGTATACAAGATTCCTAAAAAACGTGGGGGATACAGAGAGATTGCATCTCCAAGTTTAGAGTTGAAGTCCATTCAAGAATTTATTAATGAAAATATATTATTATATGGAGATGTAAGTGATTATTGTCATGGTTTTGTAAAAGAAAGATCAATTGTTACTAATGCTTTAAATCATTGTAATAAGGAACTAGTAATATGTATGGATATAAAAGATTTTTTTAAAAGTATTAAAATTGAAGATATTATAAGTGTATTCTCGAATATGGGATATAATAAAGAAATATCAAATGCACTTGGAATGTGGTGTTCTTTTAAAGGGGCTTTAGTAGCTGGATCACCATCAAGTCCAGCTTTATCTAATTTAGTGTTTAGTAAATTGGATGAAATTATTAATGATATTTCAATAAAATATAAATTTATTTATTCTAGATATGCAGATGATATGGTTTTTTCTACAAATAAAAAGAATGCTAATTATAATCAATTAATTGAAGAAGTAGAGAAATGCGTTAATAATTTTAATTTTTCAATAAATGCTGAAAAGACGAAGATATATCCTAAGTGTGGAAAGCAAGAAGTAACAGGATTAATTGTAAATAACACGGTTAAAGTAAAATCAAAAATAAAAAAAGAAGTTTTAACTCATATATATTATTGTGAAAAATTTGGATTTGAAAATCATTTGAGCAGATATGATAAGGAATATATTCTAAAAAATTCTATAGAGCAAATAAAAATAAAAAGACATTTCATAAATTATATTAGGGGAAAAATAAACTTTATAAAGATGGTGGAACCCTTAAATGGAGGAAATGTTGAAAAAAGATATTTAGAGGTTTTTGCAGAAGAAGAGGCGAAACTTAAGTTGGAAGAAAAACCAATTGAAATAGGATTTGAAGAATTAGATGATATTTATATTTAGATTATAAAGCAAGTGTTATATATAGTTCTAATTAATAAAATTCATAATTAGTAATAGTACTAATTGAATATTTATAAAAGCAGAAATTCAGGTTTGATGAACAATATTTTTTAGAACTTATATATAAATGAGGTGATAATTCACCGGAAGAATGGTATTTAAAATAATATATTTACAAACTAAATAGTAAGCAGCTGGAGGAAATATAAAATTGAAGAGTGGAGATAATAATTTAGATTTATTAACATCAGCAATTAAAGAATTATCGAATGTAAATTATAAAATAGAAGAATTTAATGAAACTATATATAAGTTAAGTGAAAATTTAAAAATTCTAATGAATGTAGATATGCAGGAGGACATTGCAATTGCCGCAAAAGATGTGAATGATGCATTATTAGATATTAATGAAAGATATAGAGAGTTTTTAAAAGAAAATAATATAACAGAGAACTTGAATAATAGCTTAGAAATAATGAAAAATTCACTTTCTTCTATAAATAGAAAAGTGGATATAATTCAAAATAAAAGTATTTTAAAAGATAATAAATTAGATGATTTTTCGAAAGAAATTAATAATCATACTACAAAGCAATTAGAAGAA
This genomic interval carries:
- a CDS encoding ectonucleotide pyrophosphatase/phosphodiesterase, with amino-acid sequence MKRKTKHLIVISFDGLSTLDFEHINSLPNFKNFIDESSYCKKVYSVYPTLTYPAHATIVTGKYPKNHGIINNTLLQPGRISPDWYWQRKYINGETIYDIAIDNGMTVAALLWPVTGKSRIQYNMPEIFANRPWQNQIMVSLLNGSPLFQLKLNNKFGSLRDGIKQPNLDNFIHSSLLYTIEDKKPNITFVHYTDLDTTRHNYGFNSKEANEAIKRHDRRLGDIIKTLKANDMYEDSTIIVLGDHSSLDEEKIINLNILLKENGYIQVDNNGKIIDYKVIAKHCDGSAYLYVNDKQNQKLIDEVRDLIEDFNNKYKCIEAIYTSEEAKNLGADMNCALMFEANKGYYFLDNIEGEIIKKIQPHEVWELHGVTRSTHGYSPFKKDYTTVFIASGCGIKKGVVIDKMNLIDEAPTMAKILGLELKNVDGRIVEEFLE
- a CDS encoding reverse transcriptase family protein, with amino-acid sequence MRKEVQKALEDYISYFGIQKAKEQLKSYKKHSEKYNKKGYVFFDENHFDKIVESNTQIGVYQVDYYYDVYKIPKKRGGYREIASPSLELKSIQEFINENILLYGDVSDYCHGFVKERSIVTNALNHCNKELVICMDIKDFFKSIKIEDIISVFSNMGYNKEISNALGMWCSFKGALVAGSPSSPALSNLVFSKLDEIINDISIKYKFIYSRYADDMVFSTNKKNANYNQLIEEVEKCVNNFNFSINAEKTKIYPKCGKQEVTGLIVNNTVKVKSKIKKEVLTHIYYCEKFGFENHLSRYDKEYILKNSIEQIKIKRHFINYIRGKINFIKMVEPLNGGNVEKRYLEVFAEEEAKLKLEEKPIEIGFEELDDIYI